A region of the Sphingobium yanoikuyae genome:
CGATCGAGCCGAAGCCGGCGCCCGAGGATGGCGGGGTGCGCGGCCATGTGCGCATGCGCCTGCATGAGGCTGATGGCGCGCTGGTAATCGAAGTGCGCGACGATGGCATCGGCCTGCCGCCCGAACGTGAACGCATCCTGGAGCCCTATATGACCACGCGGTCGAAGGGGACGGGTTTGGGCTTGGCCATCGTCAAGAAGATTGTCGAAGAACATATGGGCGAAATCCGCTTCGATGACGCGGAAGGCGGGGGCGCGCGGGTGACGCTGCGCTTCCCTGTCGCGGCCCTGGAGAAACTGGAAGAGGGGCAGGTGGTTGCCTTGCCCAAAGGAAAAGTGACGGCCAATGGCGCTTGATATTCTGATAGTCGACGACGAAGAGGACATTCGCGATCTGGTTGCGGGTGTGCTGGAAGATGAGGGTTTTACCACCCGCACCGCCGCCAATAGCGACAGCGCGATCGAAGCGCTGGACAGCCGGCGCCCCTCGCTGGTGCTGCTCGATGTCTGGCTGCAGGGCTCGAAGCTCGACGGGCTGGAACTGCTAGACGAGATCAAGCGGCGCGACGCGACCGTCCCGGTGCTGATGATTTCCGGTCATGGCAATATCGACACGGCGGTAGCGGCGATCCGCAAGGGTGCGGCCGATTTCATCGAGAAGCCGTTCGAGGCGGATCGGCTGCTCCATCTGGTGGCGCGCGCCACCGAGACCGAGCGGCTGCGGCGCGAGAACCAGACGCTGCGCGCGCGCTTTGGCCAGGATGATGAGCTGACCGGCACGTCGGCATCGATCAACGGCGTGCGGGCGACGATCAAGAAGGTTGCGGGCACCGGTAGCCGAGTGCTGATTTCCGGCCCGGCCGGCGTCGGCAAGGAAGTCGCTGCCCGTATGCTGCACAGCTGGAGCGGTCGCGCCGACGCGCCCTTCATCATCGTCGCCGCGGCGCGGATGGACCCGGATCGGGTCGAGGAAGAACTGTTCGGCGTCGAGGATCCCAGCGGGCTGGTGCGTCCGGGCTATCTGGAACAGGCGCATGGCGGCACGCTGTATCTGGACGAGATCGCCGACATGCCCGTCACCACCCAGGGCAAGATATTGCGCGTGCTGACCGACCAGAGCTTCACCCGCGTCGGCGGGCAGCGGCAGGTGAAGGTGGACGTGCGCGTCATTTCCTCGACCGCGCGCAACCTGACGGCGGAGATCGAGGAGCGGCGCTTCCGCGAGGATCTCTTCTATCGGCTCAATGTGGTGCCGTTGCAGATTCCGTCGCTGTCCGAGCGTCGCGATGATATTCCGCCGCTGGTCGAACATTATCTGGCGCGCTTCGCCGCCGATCGTCGGGTCAATCCGCCCGAGATCGCCAGCGATGCCATGGCGGCGCTGCAGGCCAATGAGTGGCCGGGCAATGTCCGTCAGTTGCGCAACGTGATCGAACGGACGATGATCCTGGCGCCGGGCGACCGGATCGGGCGGATTGAACTGGACATGTTGCCGGCTGAACTGACGAGCGGCGGCGGCGGCGGCGACGGCATTGGCCAGTCGGCGATCATGGGCGCGCCGCTGCGCGAGGCGCGCGAAAGTTTCGAGCGGGAATATCTGCGCATCCAGATCCGGCGGTTTTCGGGCAATATCTCGCGCACCGCGACCTTCATCGGCATGGAGCGGTCTGCGCTGCACCGCAAACTGAAATTGCTGGGCATTACCGACGGAAAGGACGGCTGACGCTAGGGAAATTCCCGATGGCGATGTCAGGCATGGACGCCCCTTCGCAATTGCGGTAGGATTGCCTCGCCCTCGACAAGCGGGGGCAGGCAAGACACCTCCGCCCAGAGGTGCGAGAGCGGGTAACGTCCCGCCAATAAAGGACTGGCAAAAACCATGGCCGACAAAGTGAACAACCTTCAGGATATTTTCCTCAACAGCCTGCGCAAGTCGAAGACCCCGGTGACCATGTTCCTGGTCAAGGGCGTGAAGCTGCAGGGCATCATCACCTGGTTCGACAATTTTTCCGTGCTGCTGCGCCGGGATGGTCAATCGCAGCTGGTCTACAAGCATGCCATTTCGACGGTCATGCCGGCCCAGACGATGGACCTGACCGATCTGCGCAAGGCCAGTGACGGCAATGGCAAGCCGCGCCTGCTGCAGGAGATCTTCCTGAGCGCCGTGCGCAAGTCGGGCAGCCCGGTGACCATGTTCCTGGTCAACGGCGTGATGCTCCAGGGCGAGATCGCCGCCTTCGACCTGTTCTGCATGCTGCTTGAACGCGACGGCATGGTGCAGCTGGTTTACAAGCACGCCATTTCGACCGTGCAACCGCTCCATTCGCTCGACCTGTCGGGTGAGAACGAGCAGGACGACTGATCGTCCATGCCGCATCCGGTCTTCCCGCCGATCCGCGCGGGTAGACCGGAGCGCGGCCAGATGCTCTAAGCTGACATGGCCATATTCAATCGCGACTCCGAGGACGAAGTGGCGCGCGGTGCGCGTGCCGTCGTCGTGCATGCCGAAACCCATGGCGGCGACCGCCGCGACAGCGACGCCCGGCTGGAGGAAGCCCGAGGCCTCGCCCTGGCGATCGGCATCGATGTGCGCGCCGCCCAGAGCTTCCGCGTCCGTGACCGCAAGCCCGCCACGCTATTCGGTAGCGGCCAGGTCGACCAGATCGCCACGCTGGTGAACCAGGAAGAGGCGGAACTGGTCATCGTCGACAATGCGCTGACCCCGGTGCAGCAGAGCAATCTGGAAAAGGGAACCGGTGCCAAGGTGATCGACCGGACCGGGCTGATCCTGGAAATTTTCGGCGAGCGCGCGGCCACCAATGAAGGGCGTCTGCAGGTCGAACTCGCCCATCTCGATTACCAGGCCGGGCGTCTGGTGCGCAGCTGGACCCATCTTGAGCGCCAGCGCGGCGGCTTCGGCTTCCTGGGTGGTCCGGGCGAAACCCAGATCGAGGCGGACCGGCGCATGATCCGCGACCGCATGGCCAAGATCCGGCGCGAACTGGATCAGGTGACCAAGACACGCGGCCTGCATCGCGCCCGGCGCCAGCGTGCGCCCTGGCCGGTGATCGCGCTGGTGGGATATACCAATGCCGGCAAATCGACCCTGTTCAACCGCCTGACCGGCGCCGAAGTGATGGCCGAAGATCTGCTGTTCGCCACGCTCGATCCGACGATGCGGCAGATCGTGCTACCGGGGCTCGACAAGGCGATCCTGTCCGACACGGTGGGCTTCGTCTCCGACCTTCCGACCCAGTTGATCGCGGCCTTCCGTGCGACGCTGGAGGAAGTGCTGTCGGCCGATATCATCGTCCATGTCCGCGACATCGCCCATCCCGATACCGAAGCGCAGCGCGACGACGTGCTCGATGTGCTGAGCGAACTGGGCGTGGCCGGCGAAGGCGCCTTGGAGCGTGGCGATGGCGAGGCTGATCCGCCGCCGATCATCGAGGCGTGGAACAAGCTGGACCTGCTCGACACAGAGAGTGCCGCGCAGGCGCGCGAGATTGCGGCGCGGCATGATGATGTCGTTATCATCTCTGCCTTGACCGGCGAAGGTGTCGAGGGGCTGCAGCGGGCTATCAGCAGCCGGCTGACCCGTGGCGCAAGGGTTCACAGCCTACGCCTGCCGATCAGCGATGGTGCGGCCCTTGCCTGGCTGCACGAGCATGGCGAGGTGCTGGCGACTCGGCCGAGCGAAGCGGAGATGCAGGTGGATGTCCGCCTGTCCGACTCCGGCCTCGCCCGCTTCCTCAAGCGCGACCGTTAATCAGGCAGTCGCGCCACGAAATCCTGTACGACGCGGGCCGAATTGGCCGAGGCGAGCGCCATGAAGACGCTCATCTGGTTCTGCTCGGCGTCGCCACCGGCGAGATCCGAGAGGCTGCGGAAGGCCAGGAAGGGCACGCGATTGGCATAGGCGACCTGTGCCACCGCCGCGCTTTCCATGTCCAGCACCTGCGCCTGGAAGGTCGCGAACAGATATTGGCGATAGGCGGCATTGTCCATGAAGGCCGGGCCGCTGATGCCGCGCCCGCCGACATGCAGGCTGGGCTGGTGCGGCAGGCATTTGGCGGCGGCCGCGTCGGCGCAGCGGGCCAGGCTTTCCGAGGATGAGAGGGCGCGGGCGATGGTAAGTAGGGCGGGATCGGCCGGGAAGGCGCGGTGCCAGCTCTTGGCTTCGGCCTCATTGCCGACCTCGACATCGCGCGGGAAGATCATGCCATAATTGGGCAGGTCGTTGCCCGGCGTGCGGAAGATCGGGGCGTAGCCGCCCGGCGCCTCGCGCGCGATCGTGCTTTCCATGAACTGGCCCCAGTCGGCCGCGACCACGACATCGCCAATATGCAGCGACGGATCGATGCCGCCGGCAATGCCGGAAAAGAGGATACGCTTCACCGCGAAGCGATCGACCAGCCACTGGGTGGTCATGGCGGCATTGACCATGCTGACGCCGCTTTCGACCAGCAGCACCGGCTTGCCGGCCATCTGGCCAAGCGTCACGGGCACGCCGTTGACGCGGACGGTCCGCGGCTGCTCGATCCGGCCGACGAGCGCGGCATGTTCGGGTGGGAAGGCGGTCATGATCGCGGTGCGGGGCCGCTCATCGAGCTTCTGGGCGAGGGCAGGGGATGCGGTCAGCAGGCCGACCAGGGCGAGGAGGAACTTCATGCGGCGGCAACCCAGGCAAAGCGGATGACGATCAATATGGCGAGGAGAAATAGCAGCCAGTCGGCGCGGCTCATCTTGCCGCGCAGCAGCTTCAGGATCGCATGAGCGACAATGCCGAAGGCGATGCCGTTGGCGATCGAGAAGGTGAGGGGGATGAGGGCAAGGGTGAGGAAGGCGGGAACAGCCTCGAACGGTTCTTCCCAACTGACCTCGACCAGCGGCGCCATCATCAGGCTGCCGACCAGGATCAGCGCTGGCGCCGTCGCATAGAGCGGCACCAGGCCGGCATAGGGCGCAGCGAAGATGGTGATGAGGAAGAGGAGGCCGGTGACGATGGCGGTAAGGCCTGTACGACCGCCGGCTGCGACGCCGGCTGCGCTTTCGACATAGGAGGTGACGGTGCTGGTGCCCGCCGTCGCGCCGACCATGGTGGCGGCCGCGTCGGCGATCAGGATGCGGTTGAGATTGGGCACGCTACCATCGGGGCGAGCGAGGCCGGCGCGCTTGGTCACCGCCATCAGCGTGCCGAGATTGTCGAACAGGTCGACGAACAGGAAGACGAAGATGATTTCCAGCACGCCGATGCCATGGCTGCCGGCGAAGACTGCACCAAGATCGAGATGGAAGGCCGTGCTGCCCAGCGCCGATACATCATAGGGCGTCGGCGTGAAATGCAGCGCGCCAACCAGCCAGCCGAGCAGGGTGGTGGCAACGATGCCGATCAGGATCGCGCCCCGGACCTGGCGGATCGACAGGCCTGCGATCAGCGTCAGGCCGAACAGGGTGAGCAGCACCGGCGCGGAGCGAAGGTCGCCAAGCGCCACCGAGGTGGCGCTGTTGGAAACGACGATACCGGCATTGCGCAGGCCGATGAAGGCGATGAACAGGCCGATGCCCCCGGCAACCGCCGCCAGCAGATGGGGCGGGATGGCGGCCAGGATCATCTGGCGGATGCCCGCCAGGGTCAGCGCCAGAAAGGCGACGCCCGAGAGGAAGACGCAGCCCAGCGCGACCGGCCAGGGAATGCCCAAGCCCAGCACGACCGAATAGGTGAAATAGGCATTGAGCCCCATGCCCGGTGCCAGTGCCAGGGGCACGTTCGCGACCATCCCCATCAGGATGCTGGCGAAGGCGGCGGCGAAACAGGTCGCGGCGGCGACGCCGACCAGCGGCATGCCGGCCTCGCTCAGGATCGCCGGGTTGACCAGCACGATATAGGCCATGGTGAGGAAGGTGGTGATGCCGGCGACGATTTCCGTGCGCACATTGCTGCCGCGCGCGGCTATCTGGAAACGGCTGTCGAGCCAGGACGACAGGGGAGCCGTCATTGCGCGCAACCGGCCAGGAAAACGGAAGGGGCCATGGCCGGCCCGGACAGCGAAGTTGACACCAGATACCCCCTATGCGCGATGGTCGCGATTGTGCGCCCTATGCCGCTGCGCACGCGCCGCGTCAAAGGTAACGATGCATCACAAATGTGTCGACCAGCCCCAGCGTTGGATGGGCAAAGGCATCTGGCACGCGGCCGACAATGGCAAAGCCCATTGCCTGCCACAGCGCGACTGCGCGGCTGTTGGAGGAAACCACGAAATTATATTGCATGGCGCTGAAGCCCAGACCGCGGGCCAGATCGAAGGAGGCGGCGCACATGCGCCTGGCAACGCCACGCCCGGTTGCGTGGCCCGCCGTGACATAGCCGGCATTGGCGACATGGCGGCCGCCGCCGGCCTGGTTGGCCCGGACGTAGAAGATGCCGAGCAGGGCGCCATCCTCCTCGACGACGCGGACGGTGCGGTCCGGCGACAGCCACAGGGCAAGGGCGTCTTCGCGACTGATCGCGCGATCGACCGCCAGGGTTTCGCCGGCGCGGAGCACCGGCTCCAACATGGCCCAGATCGCGTCATGATCCGCCGGCGTGACCGGCCTGATCATTCCGCCTGCTTCGCCTGCTGCCATAGCGCTTCCTTCTCTTCGAGCGACAGGCCCACGAACGCGTCGCCGGCAATCGCCTCCATCTGACGGAAACGACGATCGAACTTGGCATTTCCGCCACGCAAGGCGACTTCGGGGTCAATCTTGAGATGGCGTGCGAGGTTCACGACGGCAAAGAGGAGGTCGCCGACCTCTTCCTCCCGATGGGCATGGCTGGTCGCGCTGGCGACCTCGTCCAGTTCCTCATGGATCTTCGCGATCGCGCCCTGGGCGTCGGGCCAGTCGAAGCCGGTGCGGGCGGCCCGCTTCTGCAGCTTTTCGGCGCGCAGCAGCGCCGGAAGCGCCTGTGCCACGCCGGCCATGGCGCTCGGGTCGGGGATCTTGTCGGCGCGTTCGGCCGCCTTGATGCTTTCCCATTGGGCATGGCCATCCTCGCGCCGGGCGCCTTCGCCAAAGACATGGGGATGACGCCGGATCATCTTCGCCGCGATACTGTCGATCACATCCTGCAAGCGGAAATGGCCGGCCTGTTCGGCGATGCGGCTGTGGAAGACGACCTGCAGCAGCAAGTCGCCCAGTTCATCGCGCAGGTCGGCCATGTCATTGCGCTCGATCGCATCGGCCACTTCATAGGCTTCCTCGATCGTATAGGGGGCGATGCTGGCGAAATCCTGCTCGACGTCCCAGGGGCAACCGGTGTCCGGATCGCGCAGCCGCGCCATGACATCGGCGATCGGCATGATATCGGCGGGACTGGCTTTGGACATGGGAACCTTCGCATTGGCTGCTGATGGGCCTGCGGATAGGCGTTTGCCGGATACAAGGCCACCCCCGATGTCGAACGGAGCGCCGATAGGCGGATATGGTGCCCATGGGGACGCGCATTGGAGCCTGTGGGAGGGTTATTCCGCTGCGGCGACGACATCCTCGTCCTTGACCGCATTGTTCGTCCGGACCTGCACGACCCGACCCCGGTCGAGATGAATGATGACGTCGGCAAGTGCGACGAGCGATGCCGTATGGGCTATGGCCAATATGGTGATATGGCCCCGTAAACCGGCAATCGCGGTTTCGATCTTAGTTTGTGCGTCGATATCGAGCGCGCTGGTCGCCTCGTCCAGGATCAGCAGCCTGGGATGGCGCAGCAACGCGCGCGCGAGGGCGATGCGCTGCCTTTCCCCGCCGGACAGACGGCTGCCACGATCGCCGACCACGGTATCGAGTCCCTGGGGCAGGGCACCGACGAACTGCCGGGCATTGGCGGCGTCGAGGGCGTTCCACAACTCCTCATCGCTCGCATCCGCCTTGCCGATGCGCAAATTGGTTGCGATGCTGTCATGCAACAGGAAGACGTCCTGGGGCATATAGGCGATCTGGGACCGCCATTGCCGATCATCCTGGGCAAGGTTGACACCGTCGACCAGAATCTGGCCTTCGCTGGGATCGAGCAGCCCCATCAGCATGTCCGCTATGGTGCTCTTGCCTGCACCCGAAGGCCCGACCAGGGCAATGATCTTGCCGGCGGGCAATTCCAGATCGAGGTTCGCGATCGTCGGCGTGCCCGCGCCCTGATGGGTGATGGATACACGGTCGAAACGGACATGCCGGGTCAGGAGGGGCATCTGCCCGCGCTCCGGTCCTTCGGTGCGGTTCTGCTCTGCCGTGAAGATGCGCAGCAGCCTGGCGACATTCTCATAGCCTGGCAGGCAGAGGAGCAGTTGCTGGAGCGTGCTTTGCAGGGCGTTGAAGCGCGGCGCGAGGCGCATGAACAACAGCAGCATCGTCATCAACTGCGGCAGCGGCAGCGCGATGACGGCATAGGCCACATAGACGAACAGGGCTGCGGCCGCACCGCTTGCCAACTGGAACAGGGCGGTGCTGTTCGATGTCAGCCGGGCGAACTCGACAGTGCCGACGCGCAGCGTTTCCAGCAACCGATCCAAGCGTTGAAGATAATAGGGTTCGCTGTTGAAAGCCTTGGCGATCTTCATGCCGGTGATGAATTCGAACGCGACATATTGCCGTTCCTGCAGGGAATTCGACATGGATTGCGCATGGCGGGCGATCTTCCGGCGCACCGGGTACAGGCCGAACAGGGTCGCTGCGCCAACGGTCATGGCGAACAAGGTCATCTGCCAGGATATCAGCGTGGACAGCAGGCCATAGAGCGTCAGCCAGATGATATTCTGGCCAAATGACATGAGGCTGAAGACTGCGACCTGGATGCGATCGACATCGTTGCTGAGCGCATGGTTGAGATCCGACCCGCGCATGTTCGCGACCAGCGACCAGCGACCATAGCCGATGGCCGTGAACAGGCGCATGCGGATGTCGTCTACCGCCTGCTGCATCGTGCGGGTCATGAGGAGGAGGCGGCGGCGCGACACCAAGGCCTGAAACACCATGAGGCACAGCATTGCCGTCAGCAACCAGCCGAGCGATATGCTGCCAATCCAGGGCAGTTGAATGCTGCTCTGGGCCGCACCATGGTTGGTGCCGATCAGTTTCAGCAACGGGATCATCGCCAGCAGGGAGCAGCTTTCCAGAATGCTGCCGATCAGGATCAGCAACAGGATGACGGACGCCTGTCGGCCATATCCCCCGAGGGAAAAACGCGCGAAATCGCTGATCTGACGGAACTGGCTCACCTATGGTCCTCGCAGTCGGCGCGGACGAGTTCGACCGTCTCTTCCAGTCGATTGAGGGCATGCGGGACGTGCAGCGTTGCCACCTGGACGCAACGGGCCAGGGCAGCGCAGCCCTGCATGTGACGGGCCTCGTCGGCGGGCGAGAGCGCTGCCTTCCCGAAACGGGTTATGTAGGAGTAGCGCAGGATCGCCGACAGGGCCTGGGTTCCGGCAAGTCGGGTGAGGCCGGGCTGATCCCCCACGCGGTCGAGAACATAGAGGCGTTCGGGTTGAAGCTGATCATGGCGGAAATCGCCCATCAAGCGATGCTGGCGTTTGGAAAAGCCGGGATAGACCAATGGCAATGGCTGCGCTTCGGCCAGTTGCATGGCGTCTGCGGCCTCTTCCGCCAGCTTGAGTTGGCCATAGGCCGGCAGGATTTCGAGCGTGCCGTCCGGGTTGGCGCGGATCGCCAGGAGGTCGTCCGTCAGCAGACGATGGCCCGCCCGGAGGAAGGCTGCGGCGGTGGTGGATTTGCCCGCCAGTTTGTCGCCAACGAAGATGACGCCATGCCCGTCCAGGTCGATCGCGCTGGCGTGGAGCGTGATGTAGCCGCGCATGTGCAACGCCAGCGCCATGATCGGCCCCAGCAGAGGAAAGGGGAGGTAGGTCACCGGCGTATCGGGATAGGGCTGAATCTCGATGAGGTCGGGGCCGTGGAACTGGAAGGCCGCAACGTCGGGCCATGCCAGGAAATGCGTCCCGTCCGTGCGGAACTGCGTGATCACGCCCTCCTCGCGCGACGGCAAGGGCAGGTCGCGGCTGTAGATGATGCGGATGTCGGGCACGGATCCCGCCGGGGCGGTCGTCAGTTCCGGCAGCGGAACATCCGATTCGATCGTCAGCCCAAAGGCACGATAAAGGGACGAGGCCTTGCTGGCGGGGGCAAGGGCGGGCTGAGGCGTTGGGCCCATCTTCATGTCATCCTCCTGCATGTACGATGTGAAATTTAGCCCTCGGAGCGACGGGCCGGGATCGTCTTGCAAGCCAGCGGCCCAGGCTTGCGACCCGGTAGGCAGCGAATAAGGGGGCGGCATCATTGGCCATGGACTGATCGAACTGCGTGATGGCCGCGCGGGCGACATCAATGTCGACAAATGGCGCCAACATGTCAGCCTGCGCATCCAGCATCGTCAGCAAGGATGCCCGGTGACGCGCCATGCCTGTTCCCAACTGGCCGGCAAAGTTGAACTTGTCGCGCCGCAGCCGGACCTGCTCTGGCAACAGGCCTGCCATGGCGTTCCGCAGGGATGCGCGCGGATAGCCATTGTCGAGCTTGGCGTGGGCCGGGAGCGATACGCAGAATTCGACGAGACGGCGATCATAGAATGGGAAGCACAGGCGCACTCCGGCTGCAGCCGCCGAACGATCCAGCACTTCAAACGCATAGGGTTGTTGTGGCGATGTCAGGGTCGACAGGTGGCGCTGCTGCTCGGTCTGATAGGCCGAGCGGCTGGGCATTGTCGCTGCCCGGCGCAAAGCTATGTCTGTACGACGGACGAGGTCCGGTGCGACGAGCGCGGTCGTGAAGTTCGGTGAGGTGCGGGGCGGATGTGCATGGTGGACGATGCGCCGCCAATTCTGCCGGAATCGCCGTATCGTCGCGATATGATCGAAATGGGGGGACGCTGCCTGCCAGGTCGAACAGCGGAGAATATGGGCCAAGCCATGTGCTTCGCGCAACAAGGTGGCCCAGCGTCGTTCCATGGCCAGTTCGTTCAGCCGCCCAAACCCGTGGGAAACGACTTCATCGCCGCCATGTCCGTCCAGAAGGCGGGGAAGCCCCAGTTGCCGGGCCCTATGATAGAGGCGTCGTGAACTGCCCAGATTGTAGGCGAGGCAGGGGCCGTCCTGTTCAGTCAGGATCATGTCCAGTTCCTGCAGCGGATCCTGATGCTCGGTGGGCAGGAAATGGGGGGCAAAACGCCCTGCTTGCAGAATGGCTTCTATGTGCGGGCCATCCGTCCAGTTGGGACTTGTGTCGAATGTCATGGACAGGCTTGGCACGGGCGGTCCCGCCGCCGCCGCCCGCAAGCGCGATGCCATCATGGCGATGGACGAGGAGTCCAGCCCTCCGCTGAGCATCACGCCGGCTTGTTCGCTGATCCGACAAGAGACCGCCTGTTCGAACAAATGCCGAAACTGCTCGGCGGTTTCCTCATCCTTGGGCGGCTGCGATGCCTCCAGATGCCAGTAACGGCTGATGGTGAGTTCGTCGCGCGTGACCTGAATGACGTGCCCTGGCGGCAGACGCCGGATTTCGCGATATAGCGTCGTCTGGGCATCGCCGACTATGCCGGCGACAAAATCTGCTGCACCAACTTCGTCGATGGCGGATGAAATCTCCGAACCGAGCAGCGCGCCAATCGTTGTCGCTGCCATGAACAGCCTGGGCGAAGCATGATAGTAGAACGGGCGGACGCCGAAATGGTCACGGGCGCCAAATAATGTCTGTGTCGCTTCGTCCCAGAGCACAAAGGCGAAGTCGCCCAGCAACATGGAGGCGCAGTCTGTGCCATAGCGCTCGTACAGTGCGGCTATCAGGCTGGCTTCAGGGAGGGCGGGGCGGGGAGGAAGGCCGAGCCGTGCCTCGATTTCTGCGCGATTGTCGAGCCGGACGTCGGCGGCCACAATGAGGTCCGGACGCCGCTTCTCATGGTCCAACGCCTCCATGCCAGCCCCGGCAAGAATCGTCGGGCCGCTATCGATCGCGCAACGAACCCCGCGTGATACCAGGGAGGCGATGCCTTCACCGGGCCAATGCCGTGCCGGCCGGCCATCGCGGTGGAACAGGCCGGCAAAAGCATTCATTGCCGGACCAGTCCGTCCAGGTCCGCCAGGACGTTGAAGCCGGCCAAGTCCTGTCGTCTGCCGCCAATAATGGGCCTTGCACGATGGTCGAGCAGCCAGGCATGGGCCTGGAAGCTGCCATCTTCGGAGCGGCGTACACCGATCCGGATCCAGCTTTCATGTCCCATCCAGGCGAGCAACGTCCGTGTGGCCACGGCCTGGGTCAGGCACGTGGCGCCGGGAACAAGTCGTGCGACGATGCTGACAGCGCGGGCGACTTGGCGCACCCAGAGCGGATTGCGCTGGCCAGTGGATTGCGGCAACCATTCGCACAGGCGCGCATAGCTGGTGAGGCTGAGGGCAAGACGGACAGCCAATACCACAGACAGTGCGACCGGCAGCAGGAGTGCCAGAAGCAGCCCTGCCAAAGTGCGATCAGGACGCCGGCGCATGCTGGACGCTGATCAATGTGAACTGCGACAGGTTGCTTAACAGGCTCTCCAGATCCTTGCGGCACTGTTCCGGTCGGACGTCAAAGCGTTGTTCGATATTGTCCTGCAGTGCGCCGACACTGGTGGGGGTCGCGATCGTTTCCCAGACATGGACGCCGA
Encoded here:
- the mazG gene encoding nucleoside triphosphate pyrophosphohydrolase, with the protein product MSKASPADIMPIADVMARLRDPDTGCPWDVEQDFASIAPYTIEEAYEVADAIERNDMADLRDELGDLLLQVVFHSRIAEQAGHFRLQDVIDSIAAKMIRRHPHVFGEGARREDGHAQWESIKAAERADKIPDPSAMAGVAQALPALLRAEKLQKRAARTGFDWPDAQGAIAKIHEELDEVASATSHAHREEEVGDLLFAVVNLARHLKIDPEVALRGGNAKFDRRFRQMEAIAGDAFVGLSLEEKEALWQQAKQAE
- the hflX gene encoding GTPase HflX, whose product is MAIFNRDSEDEVARGARAVVVHAETHGGDRRDSDARLEEARGLALAIGIDVRAAQSFRVRDRKPATLFGSGQVDQIATLVNQEEAELVIVDNALTPVQQSNLEKGTGAKVIDRTGLILEIFGERAATNEGRLQVELAHLDYQAGRLVRSWTHLERQRGGFGFLGGPGETQIEADRRMIRDRMAKIRRELDQVTKTRGLHRARRQRAPWPVIALVGYTNAGKSTLFNRLTGAEVMAEDLLFATLDPTMRQIVLPGLDKAILSDTVGFVSDLPTQLIAAFRATLEEVLSADIIVHVRDIAHPDTEAQRDDVLDVLSELGVAGEGALERGDGEADPPPIIEAWNKLDLLDTESAAQAREIAARHDDVVIISALTGEGVEGLQRAISSRLTRGARVHSLRLPISDGAALAWLHEHGEVLATRPSEAEMQVDVRLSDSGLARFLKRDR
- a CDS encoding sigma-54-dependent transcriptional regulator; translation: MALDILIVDDEEDIRDLVAGVLEDEGFTTRTAANSDSAIEALDSRRPSLVLLDVWLQGSKLDGLELLDEIKRRDATVPVLMISGHGNIDTAVAAIRKGAADFIEKPFEADRLLHLVARATETERLRRENQTLRARFGQDDELTGTSASINGVRATIKKVAGTGSRVLISGPAGVGKEVAARMLHSWSGRADAPFIIVAAARMDPDRVEEELFGVEDPSGLVRPGYLEQAHGGTLYLDEIADMPVTTQGKILRVLTDQSFTRVGGQRQVKVDVRVISSTARNLTAEIEERRFREDLFYRLNVVPLQIPSLSERRDDIPPLVEHYLARFAADRRVNPPEIASDAMAALQANEWPGNVRQLRNVIERTMILAPGDRIGRIELDMLPAELTSGGGGGDGIGQSAIMGAPLREARESFEREYLRIQIRRFSGNISRTATFIGMERSALHRKLKLLGITDGKDG
- a CDS encoding GNAT family N-acetyltransferase, giving the protein MAAGEAGGMIRPVTPADHDAIWAMLEPVLRAGETLAVDRAISREDALALWLSPDRTVRVVEEDGALLGIFYVRANQAGGGRHVANAGYVTAGHATGRGVARRMCAASFDLARGLGFSAMQYNFVVSSNSRAVALWQAMGFAIVGRVPDAFAHPTLGLVDTFVMHRYL
- a CDS encoding ABC transporter ATP-binding protein, producing MSQFRQISDFARFSLGGYGRQASVILLLILIGSILESCSLLAMIPLLKLIGTNHGAAQSSIQLPWIGSISLGWLLTAMLCLMVFQALVSRRRLLLMTRTMQQAVDDIRMRLFTAIGYGRWSLVANMRGSDLNHALSNDVDRIQVAVFSLMSFGQNIIWLTLYGLLSTLISWQMTLFAMTVGAATLFGLYPVRRKIARHAQSMSNSLQERQYVAFEFITGMKIAKAFNSEPYYLQRLDRLLETLRVGTVEFARLTSNSTALFQLASGAAAALFVYVAYAVIALPLPQLMTMLLLFMRLAPRFNALQSTLQQLLLCLPGYENVARLLRIFTAEQNRTEGPERGQMPLLTRHVRFDRVSITHQGAGTPTIANLDLELPAGKIIALVGPSGAGKSTIADMLMGLLDPSEGQILVDGVNLAQDDRQWRSQIAYMPQDVFLLHDSIATNLRIGKADASDEELWNALDAANARQFVGALPQGLDTVVGDRGSRLSGGERQRIALARALLRHPRLLILDEATSALDIDAQTKIETAIAGLRGHITILAIAHTASLVALADVIIHLDRGRVVQVRTNNAVKDEDVVAAAE
- the hfq gene encoding RNA chaperone Hfq, which translates into the protein MADKVNNLQDIFLNSLRKSKTPVTMFLVKGVKLQGIITWFDNFSVLLRRDGQSQLVYKHAISTVMPAQTMDLTDLRKASDGNGKPRLLQEIFLSAVRKSGSPVTMFLVNGVMLQGEIAAFDLFCMLLERDGMVQLVYKHAISTVQPLHSLDLSGENEQDD
- a CDS encoding NCS2 family permease, with protein sequence MTAPLSSWLDSRFQIAARGSNVRTEIVAGITTFLTMAYIVLVNPAILSEAGMPLVGVAAATCFAAAFASILMGMVANVPLALAPGMGLNAYFTYSVVLGLGIPWPVALGCVFLSGVAFLALTLAGIRQMILAAIPPHLLAAVAGGIGLFIAFIGLRNAGIVVSNSATSVALGDLRSAPVLLTLFGLTLIAGLSIRQVRGAILIGIVATTLLGWLVGALHFTPTPYDVSALGSTAFHLDLGAVFAGSHGIGVLEIIFVFLFVDLFDNLGTLMAVTKRAGLARPDGSVPNLNRILIADAAATMVGATAGTSTVTSYVESAAGVAAGGRTGLTAIVTGLLFLITIFAAPYAGLVPLYATAPALILVGSLMMAPLVEVSWEEPFEAVPAFLTLALIPLTFSIANGIAFGIVAHAILKLLRGKMSRADWLLFLLAILIVIRFAWVAAA
- a CDS encoding 5'-methylthioadenosine/S-adenosylhomocysteine nucleosidase, producing the protein MKFLLALVGLLTASPALAQKLDERPRTAIMTAFPPEHAALVGRIEQPRTVRVNGVPVTLGQMAGKPVLLVESGVSMVNAAMTTQWLVDRFAVKRILFSGIAGGIDPSLHIGDVVVAADWGQFMESTIAREAPGGYAPIFRTPGNDLPNYGMIFPRDVEVGNEAEAKSWHRAFPADPALLTIARALSSSESLARCADAAAAKCLPHQPSLHVGGRGISGPAFMDNAAYRQYLFATFQAQVLDMESAAVAQVAYANRVPFLAFRSLSDLAGGDAEQNQMSVFMALASANSARVVQDFVARLPD